Proteins from a single region of Deinococcus aquaedulcis:
- the trpC gene encoding indole-3-glycerol phosphate synthase TrpC, giving the protein MTGGGVGVELDFSRVPGVLGRIVAERVADYREADPALGEVRPAARRFESALRGPGLALIAEVKRASPSQGAIAPLDPAQAARAYEAGGAAAISVLTEPRHFGGDAQALRDVVDRVALPALRKDFVVHPAMLREAADWGASAALLMVSVLGEATGEFLAMAHSLGLDALVEVHDERELDLALATGARIIGVNNRDLTTLHIDLGVSPRLIRRAREAGFDGVLVAESGYRTPADLQAVRGLADAVLVGTSLAGSGDLERAARDLMALS; this is encoded by the coding sequence ATGACAGGGGGGGGCGTGGGGGTAGAACTGGACTTTTCCCGGGTGCCGGGGGTGCTGGGACGCATTGTGGCTGAGCGGGTGGCCGATTACCGGGAGGCAGACCCGGCGCTGGGTGAGGTCCGCCCGGCTGCCCGGCGCTTTGAGTCCGCCCTGCGTGGCCCCGGGCTGGCCCTGATTGCCGAGGTCAAGCGGGCCAGCCCCAGCCAGGGCGCCATTGCGCCGCTGGACCCGGCGCAGGCGGCGCGGGCCTACGAAGCCGGGGGTGCGGCGGCCATCAGTGTGCTGACGGAGCCCCGGCATTTCGGCGGCGACGCCCAGGCGCTCCGTGACGTGGTGGACCGGGTTGCGCTGCCCGCGCTGCGCAAGGACTTCGTGGTGCACCCGGCCATGCTGCGCGAGGCGGCTGACTGGGGGGCCTCGGCCGCGCTGTTGATGGTGAGTGTGCTGGGCGAGGCCACGGGCGAGTTCCTGGCCATGGCCCATAGCCTGGGCCTGGACGCCCTGGTGGAGGTCCACGACGAACGCGAACTGGATCTGGCCCTGGCCACCGGCGCCCGCATCATCGGCGTGAACAACCGCGATCTCACCACCCTGCACATTGATCTGGGGGTCAGTCCCCGCCTGATTCGCCGCGCCCGCGAGGCCGGGTTTGACGGCGTGCTGGTGGCCGAAAGCGGCTACCGCACCCCGGCCGACCTGCAGGCTGTGCGCGGCCTGGCGGACGCCGTGCTGGTGGGCACCAGCCTTGCGGGCAGCGGCGACCTGGAACGCGCCGCCCGTGACCTGATGGCGCTGTCCTGA
- the hpt gene encoding hypoxanthine phosphoribosyltransferase, with protein MTLAPGNGPVQITQEQLQARIQEIAARIREDYRGLEPHLICVLNGAFMFHTDLVRALNMPCTIDFLQASSYGNAKQSSGEVRIVKDLQFPISDRHVILVEDIVDTGITMNYLLHYLEGRGPKSLKIAALLSKPSRRKVEIPVEYLGFTIPDAFVYGYGLDRAQFDRNLPFITSQE; from the coding sequence ATGACTCTCGCCCCCGGCAACGGCCCCGTTCAGATCACGCAGGAGCAGCTTCAGGCGCGCATTCAGGAAATCGCGGCCCGAATCCGCGAGGACTACCGTGGCCTGGAACCGCACCTGATCTGCGTGCTTAACGGCGCCTTTATGTTCCACACCGATCTGGTGCGTGCCCTGAACATGCCCTGCACCATTGATTTCCTGCAGGCCAGCTCTTACGGCAACGCCAAGCAGTCCAGCGGCGAGGTGCGGATTGTCAAGGACCTGCAGTTTCCCATCAGTGACCGCCACGTGATCCTGGTGGAAGACATTGTGGACACCGGCATCACCATGAACTACCTGCTGCACTACCTTGAAGGGCGCGGCCCCAAGAGCCTCAAGATCGCCGCGCTGCTCAGCAAACCCAGCCGCCGCAAGGTGGAAATCCCCGTGGAGTACCTGGGCTTTACCATTCCCGACGCCTTTGTGTACGGCTATGGCCTGGACCGCGCGCAGTTTGACCGGAATCTGCCATTTATCACCAGCCAGGAGTAA